In Rhopalosiphum padi isolate XX-2018 chromosome 3, ASM2088224v1, whole genome shotgun sequence, the genomic stretch CCATATAAATTCACGCAATCGAGATACGTTAACCATGTAATTGGTTTATTCGGATTATAGTTCAAACCTTTAATGTTTGGTATGTTCGCTTTAGCATATCTTTTAGTTGATTGAGTTATTCCACCTCGGATCGAATTTTCGAAATACAAAAGCATGTTAAAGTCTTTTAATCTTTCTAATTTAACCTTAGTATATTTAAGCATACAATCAAAAGCAAATCCTGGAGCAGTCATATAATGAGCAGGATCTAGTTTAAGAGTAGATAAACATAAAtctctaaaattttcaaatacatccgttaatatacttacatcagTTTTCAAGTAAAGGTCGCTATATTCACCCAAAGTTTTTAAATCGAATACTCtccatatttttttagcatGAGAATAATCATCATCATTAATTTCTTCATCTTTTAAAGAGTTATAAAATACAGATTTCGGAGGCAAACgagtttcatttaatttactccaactatcaatatattcataaggAAAAACCCCTTTTCGTGtgactaaatctaattttttattagaaaatatttttagagtttCTCTAAACCTTGATTTATCTTCAGACAAATTTTCTGCAAGTTCGCTTAATGAGGAGGCCATAAAACGGAATGTGTCAACAAACTTTATACTAAATCTGGGAGCAATTTCTTTGCTAaaggatatatatttttctgatgAATTCGGAATAACatggatatcattattatcacaaCCAAGTTCTCGAATTATAAAATGACTATCGTAGgataagttatgaaaaaaaattggaacaaaTGATGgattagttattacaaaattacatttaagacAAAGGCATTGTCTATATTTACCAGTAAAATGACAGTGATCTCTaacctttaataaattattttttttaaaagataataaacatttttcacaaaCCTCCGCTCTctgaaattgtttttcttcCGTTTCAGTCAATGTAGTCATtggtatattaatttcatatacatcATTTATCTTTTTTCCAATATCGATCATATTTTCCATAAACTTTTTTGCTGCATCTTTAcctctatacattattatctttgttggaattttaaattgatgCAATAGCTTTTCTGTTATACTGTCATAGTCAACTTTTACATAAAACGCATAACTCATAATTTCATGTAAATGAGTAATATGGGTTTTAGAAACCTTAGattttttactacttttattcAACTCTATAGTCTGTTTAgggtttaaaatacattcaaagTCAGCATAAATAACAAACGGTAttctattggtttttttataacttttaaaatatatgaattcatCATCTTTTCCTTCTTCAAACATTATTGGTCTTCCTAATTCATTCTTATCACACATTTGCTTATGTTTAATCAATCCTTCTTCACCCCAAAGTTTACTTTTACACGGTTTATTCCCGAAAATTGTAAAACATctcttacaaataattaacttagaacaatttttagttttctgaCTTCTAATAAATCTTGAGAAatctttaatataacaataatgtaatgttttatcgttattgtataaaaatagatcaaaatgattttttctttctattttacttatacataaaggaaaaatattacttttattatttaaactataaatattaactgaaaCATTGTTTAGacgttcaaatttttttatttgttttattggtgtcggaaaatcaatacatttaaaatttaatccactttttttttctagaatattGAAATACGTTTGGTTAAATCGTGATTTATTCGAACGTTTATCATATTTGCtaagtatagaatatttaaaacaatattcatctttatttctaacatttataatggctttttttttttttataaatataggtaaatcaaTATATGAACTTCCTTTCAAAGggtttactaaattaattcttaattgTAACCCATCTATTGATACAAGTGACCAACCTGAACCTTTTGCAATAAATTCTGATTCctcagttaatattttattaaacattctgttcaataaaatagtaaaatcagaTGAACTACATGCTAAAatgtttgaagttttaaaagCCATATCCTGAATATCATGGGTTACTGGACGTTCGTAAACAGTGTcaacatgtatattaaattttatcgatgtatttaaacatgattttttcAACTTAGAAATTAGCTTATctgaaatataactaaaaaatgatttatagtcTGTATATTTCTTGCTGTTCTTGATGATGaaagtttttgaacattttttaaatctctcGATTTCAATCATTCCGGTTCCCGACGTATTCATACgctgatattttgtaattactttTCTTTTCATAGTAaggctataataaaaaaaacatttttttttctctttaaatatatataaatattttatttttattaaataaaaaaaatcattgagtaaaataaataatatctaatgtttcaagtaatataaatttaattaataaaatcaataggttCTGTTAGTGCTTTCATGTCgcgtaataatacataaaatttattgcATAGGTTATGAGTTGAATTATCTCTTTCAAAACTTGTATACGAATAAAGggcataataatttttcacaagCTGTTGTGtttcctttaatttttttattctttcttttaaatttttttctttttctgtgTCAAATGAGTATGTTTTTGCTAaaaatttttcatgttttaacattttaatgtctCTTTTAATTAAAGTTAGCGCAGTTTTTCTTTCTCTCTGATCTAGTATTTCTTGTTTTTCGTTGTTATCCATTTCATTTTTTAGTCTTTTGATTTCGTTTTTGATATGATCAAATAATGGATGTGCATAATCCATTTCTAAAtccattttttctataaaaaatatttttttgtattatatattttatctaaaaaaatatgaaaaattttttttaaatatattttactaaaccaACTATTGACTCGAATAaaacttagtttttaaaatagtttcataTGTTATTCCACACCGTTGTAGCCACCGAATTATCGGATTCGGGTCGGTTATAAATGTTAACGAATCGTCTAAGCGACACACAAAACGAGTGTAATGTGGAACTATAAAAGTCACTGGAGCTTTGCCATCTGTACGCTAGATTCATTGATTCATACAACCGACCACATCTACAGAAGGTCATTTTCTATGaaaattttacgaatatatgaactatttacaaaaacaatactTGTCTTATTTCATATCAATAGTTGACGAGTTAAGattgaaaattaatgttaacCAAATGTATTAcatgctatttattataaatggacagtattttttgaaaaacataattataatatttaatatttattttattgttgatacaAATAGTACTCATTATTCTATGATTAACTTAAATTTCCGCTtttcaaaaaaactttttatcttcatctttataattatttatattaaaacagtttCATATCATTAGcaatgtttattttctatttaggttcagtgtatacctaatattctttatttttttgttaaagtaaaaaaaataattca encodes the following:
- the LOC132927452 gene encoding uncharacterized protein LOC132927452, producing the protein MKRKVITKYQRMNTSGTGMIEIERFKKCSKTFIIKNSKKYTDYKSFFSYISDKLISKLKKSCLNTSIKFNIHVDTVYERPVTHDIQDMAFKTSNILACSSSDFTILLNRMFNKILTEESEFIAKGSGWSLVSIDGLQLRINLVNPLKGSSYIDLPIFIKKKKAIINVRNKDEYCFKYSILSKYDKRSNKSRFNQTYFNILEKKSGLNFKCIDFPTPIKQIKKFERLNNVSVNIYSLNNKSNIFPLCISKIERKNHFDLFLYNNDKTLHYCYIKDFSRFIRSQKTKNCSKLIICKRCFTIFGNKPCKSKLWGEEGLIKHKQMCDKNELGRPIMFEEGKDDEFIYFKSYKKTNRIPFVIYADFECILNPKQTIELNKSSKKSKVSKTHITHLHEIMSYAFYVKVDYDSITEKLLHQFKIPTKIIMYRGKDAAKKFMENMIDIGKKINDVYEINIPMTTLTETEEKQFQRAEVCEKCLLSFKKNNLLKVRDHCHFTGKYRQCLCLKCNFVITNPSFVPIFFHNLSYDSHFIIRELGCDNNDIHVIPNSSEKYISFSKEIAPRFSIKFVDTFRFMASSLSELAENLSEDKSRFRETLKIFSNKKLDLVTRKGVFPYEYIDSWSKLNETRLPPKSVFYNSLKDEEINDDDYSHAKKIWRVFDLKTLGEYSDLYLKTDVSILTDVFENFRDLCLSTLKLDPAHYMTAPGFAFDCMLKYTKVKLERLKDFNMLLYFENSIRGGITQSTKRYAKANIPNIKGLNYNPNKPITWLTYLDCVNLYGKSMLTELPFKDFEWVDDLDIDVTKIPNDSKVGYILEVDIDYPKYLHKKHNDFPFLPLNECPPNSKVKKLITTLSPKKNYIIHYKNLKQAIANGLKLKKIHRAIRFSQSKWMAPYIELCTNMRVKAKNNFEKNFWKLLINSVFGKCMENVRARISLKLVSSTRKASKLMMKTNFKDRTIYSENLMAIHQHKETIKFDKAIYVGFAILDVSKTFMYDFHYNVMKKKYGNKINSLYSDTDSMVYAIRTHNFFNDIRYDLSPFFDTSNYPIDHYCFSEIYKNQPGYFKDEMGGKILKEFVSLRPKLYAYRTVDDIEVKKAKGVKKYVIEKHMQFRHYKEILNAYINHKNVDDKQTCRNMNFIQSNKHIVHSKTMNKLVLSANDDKRYIMNDGIKTLAYGHYKIKK